In Gambusia affinis linkage group LG20, SWU_Gaff_1.0, whole genome shotgun sequence, the genomic window aataaaacaccaacagacTTTCAGGCAGATTATTGACACGAGATGTCCTTACTCCAGTCGTTGTGGCTGGACAGTGTTTACTGTACCTGCTCTTGTAGCTCTTCCCagctttctttatttgtttttgctgtccTGCCATCACACAGCCATGTGATCCAATGGTTGGGAGGTTTAACAAGATGAAGATGATCTTCTAGACCTATTGATGGAAATGACCGTCAGGGAATGAATCGAACAAGCCTTTATACTGCAAACCAATGTACAGCTCAtcttaatctgtgtttttcatcaTCCATTTTatggagtgtttttgtttgatgaaGCTTCTACGCAAGATTTGACTGGTTCATACTGATGCTATGTGGACTTCTCTACAACAGATATCTAGCTATTCAAGTGATAGTGAACTTATTGAACATCTGAGATTTTTCTTGACAACTATTGTATGAATGGATTTTAGAGTAACCAATGTATGAGAGTTTTCTCTAAAACTTTCTGTTTAAGTGTCTTCTAATAAAAGCTGCGGGACAATGTGGATCTTGATTGcatgtttaatgaaaacaagGACAACACATTTATTACTCAGACATGGAGCAATATGAACAGGTGAGTACTGAAGGGAAATGTGTTTTAAGATAGACAAGCCTGTAGGATAAATGTGAGCCTTTATGGAAATCTAAGCTTTGACAGCTAAAGGTTTACTTGTAATGCACATATAAAATCAAGTAGGCTATTGTGAAATTCACACAACCTTCCCTTGGATATAATTTTACAGAGATAAATTACAAATCGGTAAAATTACATCTACGTAATTGTTTGAATAACATGGAATAACaatataacatgatataaaacacaaaaaacctgATTTTACATATTAACCCCctttaatagatttttaaacacttggctatattttactcaaaaacaagACTGATTTGGGTCCATCTTGTTCCACCAGATGAGGCAAATAAgcacaatctgaaaaaaatagaaacaatgaTTATAATGTATTTAACTAAAGAACAAATATATTCTTCATGATTACCGAGCAGTTTTTCATAGTCCTGCTTCTTTACTACAGCATCTAAAAATTGGGAGccatactaaaaaaaacaacacatttttttaatgtgttttgcttATACAAACATGCAGCCTATACTGTACTATTTGGATATCACAATTAGATATGAAACTACTTTAATGCTGCTTTCAGAAGTGTTTAGAAATGGCAAAAACGCATCTGATCGGAAAGCACACATTATTTGATTTTGCAACAGAAATGCACCtggcataaatatttattggtaTTAAGAGCTAAAAAATTCATTGGGCCCTTTGTAAAATGctacaacaaattaaatatgagttgtttatgtaaaaataagaacaaatacTGTAAGTGTATATTTAGTCAAGCGTCTCCCGAAGAAGATTAAGAActcatgcatatttttaaaaacaggggGCACCCGGATTTGAACCGGGGACCTCttgatctgcagtcaaatgctctaccactgagctataCCCCCGCGCTCCTAAATTGTCAAACCACGTGTTTAAGATACTACGACACCATCTGGTAGTTATTGCTGTGGTATAGTACAATTTCCaaatatatgtatttcttacgtaaatgtatattttacctCGTGCTCATCATAGAAATCACTTTGACTACATTACTGATAGACACGTCGCGTCAGCGTTTCCTTCATATTGTGAGTGGCAATTTTGCCTCAGAAGACAGCACTATATTGTCGAACAATATACACTcccaataaagaaaaacattgcatttCACATTTAACTCATTTTGCTGATTACGTTTTACACACTATAATCATGCTAATTATAGTATCTATAATTATTATCACTGAAACAAAAGTTAATCTTTCTGCAAATCGAAATAAGTTTTGAACGATAACATgcttaaaatacattgaaactTACCTTAATTAAACTCTGTCAATGCATCAAACAAAATCTATTTCATATAATTCAATTGTAATAGTTAATCCGTTTTGCATGTTTCATCTTTTTGCCCGCGTTTCACCAAAAATGCCAACGTTCGGTGCGAGAACAACATGGCGGACTCGGTTGTTATTATGTTGTTTTCCAGCAGATGGAGCCATTTAGTCACAGAGGATTAGATTTTCAATACTACGGCACAACCTATCCACTTTTCGAATACATATTTTGATATTACGTTCTAAGATGCTCTATTTGCATGCAAACTGTCGTTACTTACTGTAAGAACTCAATAATAGTTAGCTatgataaatatttcaaacacgTGATTGATTGAAATtcgttttcaaaataaatcgtttctcttaaaattaatttttctatatCTTCTGTAATAGATATAGAATATTAGATTTTCCTACACTTAagtatatatattgtttttcatctgGGATCTTCTTGCATCTTATCGTCACATTGTGTTGTGTGTCGCCAATGCAGCTAGTTTTGTGTCATTTATGTGCATAAAATACGACCTATATGTGTACATTAGATATACATCGTCCAGTACAAATTTGACTACTCTTTTAACCGCTTGAATGGAGATGATGCTGCATTCAGgtgcagggggaaaaaacaagtcaaattaTTTGTTGTAATCGACCAATAAATTAGCCCACAATAATCCGCAATATGAGTAATGCGACATAATAAAATATAGACATTAAGTTCAAATCCAACCAGCGTTTGTATTTgattataaaaaatttaataattgcagaaaaaaatcctaataataAGAACTCTGAAACTAGTGCTGGTAttaatttatgcttttaatgGTCATACAATTTTAATGATATCTTATAGTCCTCCTGCTAGTTTTGCATTCTCATAAAATGCGGTAAATTTCAGTCTTACGAGGATAAGTGAACGCTCCAGGCAGATTTAACTCCTCCTTGACATCGGGTGTAGTATATTACCAGAAATGTCTTCATACAAAACGCAGGAACAGTAACTGTTTTTGCTGCCCatcaatgtttcattaaaaggttttgcattattattttttgatcagagattttgttgttgtttaagtGTGAAGAATCGCTGTGCTGCCATGAATCCACCGTGTGGGAGATGCAATAAGCCAGTTtatccaacagaaaaaataaactgccttGATAAGGTAAGATGGAAGTCTAACTTTATTCTCTTATGACTCTGTTGTTCAGAGCTGACATTTGTTGACCCAGTCTTTGGTGATATTCTGAATTTGATACTCTTATGCCAATCTCTGCATCTCCAACGAAGTGCTTGAATAAATCAAATAACTCTAACATACAACTTTACTGTAGGGATAACTTCTTCCTTTAGCTGTTTTTGGACACATTCAGTTTTGCttgttatttataattttaaatccGGAGAAATGTTCTTTGCGGGATTGGAGTTTGATCCGGATGGCTTTCTATATTTGTCACAAACAATGCACCCTGAGGGAGTACAGCAACCATGTCCGGTTCCTCAAAAGCCTCTAGAAGTCAGTAAAGTAAGAGGGATCATATAGCAGGTACAAGGAGAcaatatcataatttaaaaaaacaattttattgttaCTGAAGgaagagttttaatttttaatgatgatgatgataatgttGAACGTGTTGTTTTTCTAGAGCTTtgcaaacctttttattttgcttgccCCCCAGTACTGGCACAAAGGTTGTTTCAGCTGTGAAGTCTGCAAGATGGCCCTGAGTATGAACAACTACAAAGGCTTTGAGAAGAAACCCTACTGTACTATGTGAGTGTATTCATAGTGAACAATAAAAGTTGAAGACTATAAGCAAGTAATTTAAGTTCTTGAATAATTTCACAATACCTAAACGGAGCAGAGGCTGAATACTCAAGAATTGAAAGCTGGAGTTGTTGTACTCGTTCTTAGACTTCACTCacgttctcttttatttatagTTCACCAGAGAGAAAACTGATATTTTAGTAAAAACTTGGCATACAAGTGAACATCGGTTGAAGGAGGATACATCTTTCAGGCcctgtgttggtctttcacgggatttattttccttttagttgttttgagaaaaacaaaaaacagtctcaatacaaaaaacaatatcGTATACTTTTTCTTTGACTTCTTAATTACGCACTAATTATTTGTTGGTCTATAACTTcctttgaacatatttttaaaatgaacaagtttaatatttataataaaatttataTGAAGGATGAATTATCCCAGTCAGAAAGCTAAGAAATCACAAACGTGAATAATGACActtatgtatatgtatatgtatatgtatatgtatatgtatatgtatatgtatatgtatatgtatatgtatatgtattggaaataaaatttattcacaaaagaaatttctaCATGCAATCATAGATAACATTTGTTGCTAATCAAACTGCCTTCTATTTCCCAGTTGTCTATATCTGCCCATATCTACCTGTTTAGTCCAAAATagcaaatttgaagaaatcTACAGAGAAATTTGTAAAGGCTTCAACTAACAATTACAAGATTATTAACTAAGTTTATTTGatgaataacatttatttatgtttccgGTCTCTCTCTTGAGTTTAAAGAAAGGGGCTGATTGCTTCCTTTTCAGCTAACCTAATACTGTATTATTCAAGGATTTAAAAGtttggaagaagaagaaaatttaatttgaaggaGGACGACCAGAAGTTCTGCAAATATCAATGCAATTCCCATTTCTCAGCATGACATCTTTTCTAATGGTTCTGCCCATTGGATGTTTATGTGATTTCTCACGTTGGATTCAGAACAAATTATTCAAACTGGAGTTATCTCCCCTTGGTTAAAGAAAAGCCATGTGGGAATAGTGCACGAAGTACCAAAGTTCAGATGTTTCTGAATCTTTCTTAGATTCCCGTCATTCACACGCCTACAGTTATGACGTATCTCGACTTAATATTGATAATTTTAGAAGATTTTCCGAACTTCTAAACAAGAACAATAGTGTAATTCCCTTCAATGTAGCATGTTGAACGACTCTGTGGGACAACACGTTAATTTGACCTGTATTAAGTCATGGAAACTTAAATTTATTACCACCAATTACTTTGGTGGTAATAAATGTGCGTGACGGGTCAGATATTATGTGTTTATATGCACTTCAATATagataaactgaactgaatcttCTAACCCCAAAAAACAAGGTCATGTATTTCTTCTTAACTTCTTCTGtgactttaaattaatttatacaGAAAATGCATGTGAATTTACTTAATTTATTCAACacctttaatgttttgattttatgtattcatttattaGGCATTATCCCAAAACCTCCTTCACCATTGTGACCGACACCCCTGAGAATCTACGTCTGAAACAACAGAGCCTGCTCAACAGCCAGGTGAGACCAGGCATCTCTCATCTCATTTCATTAGTGAGGCTTGCTGtaactttctctttttaatcGTCTCACTCGTTCAGCTCCATCTTTGCTCCAGCAGGTAAAAGCAGACTTATCTTTCAGTTCGTCAGTGTTCTCTTTAACTTGTCTTCTTTTACAGGCCGACTAAATCCTAGATTTTTGCGTCTTAGCTGCTGTTAACAttgacagattttcttccaAAACCCAGTTTATGTCAGTGAACTGCTCTTTAAGCCCCTCTGTACCTTCCCTGTTCTTAAGCTCTAATCTAATCACACTGTTCCTGCCAGCTAATTAACCTGAGCTCAGGGATAAGACCTCCAAGTCACGCAAATTCAAAAAGATTCCCTTGCAGCGTAACTTTGGAGACTCTCCTGTCTCGCAACATGATTAAAAACGCTATGTCCATTTAAGGTTGCGGTTTCATAAGACTGAAAACCACTTGTGCTTCTCAGTTACAATCTTTTAAATTGACACAGAGGATAGCTGGATGAATACTCATACACTGATCAGGCAGTGTAACATTATGCCTAACAATGTGTTGGTCCGCCCTTAACCTCCAAAATAGAcctgacaaaaaacatttaaagttgatCATAACACTGTGAAACTCACTTTCACCAACATAAAAGCCTAACATGAACTGATGCAGTGGTGGAAGGGGCTAATCTGAAGGTCATCTGAGGGTACTGCATTGAGTATCAAAAGGATAAATGAGTTGGCAGTACAGGCACACAGCTGGTCCCAGTTCAGCATGGTGTGGCCCTCCACTGGTCCTGAACACAAGGGGAGTCAAACAGCTGTGGGATCCTCTCCAGCAGCTGTCCGTCTGGAGATGCCTGTTGATGTCTGAGACGAAGAAGGCTTAACGCGGGAAGAATAGGAGAAAACTTGAGTTTAACATTATGCAAGTGGGGTAGAGATTTATGGTCTCTAACCAtaaatctcagtttgttttattggcattttatgCCACCTTGTGATCAGGATGatatgcagtttttgtttttcccctcaaaTAGTGTTTGTTTGTAGTCCTAAAACCTCTtcacctgtttgtttttggccCCTAAGTGCCTTTcactaaaatgtgtttcattatgattttatgtgttatttgTCAAGTTGTAgcctgaaatatatatatatatatatatatttatacaaaaaagctcaaagtgGGGGGGAgggcaattttttattttattcaattccATCTCAGCTTTAATTCACCAGAAAACATTCTGCCAAGATTTTAAAAGCTCTTTAACAAGAGGATCAAAGACCGAACCACAGGAATGGCTTTAAATGAAATTGCCAACAGAGGcatagaataaataaagaactgTGGCAACTAGAGTTTTAGCGCTATACacatgataaatatttttgaccCACACTGAGGTTTACTCATGACTGCTTTTTGGGAAGAGCGGACAAACCACAAAAGCCTGTTCAAACGATTATTATTTTCATACCAGctgcaacaacacaaagaaTCCCAGGAGGAGATCTATTTTGGTTACAAATGAGTCCTAAGAGCCAAGTAAAGTAATTGTTGTCATACTACGAAGCCATAAGGATCAAATGTAAAGCCGAAGAGTTGtccttctctgtttctctggACGAAGCGGATCGCGTCTTTGTTTATAACCATAAAAGTCTCTGCAGTTGAACTCACTCGCAGCGGCATATTCCTCATAGCAAGAACATGACTCATTTGTGTTCATGCCTTTGTTGATGTGCGCGTGTGCAGAGTGCAGGGATctcagatttttagtttcaaatgaaCATTTCGACTTCAATGTAAAATGTTCCCCGCAGGGAACTGCGACAAATTGGCACTTAGATCACAGCTcaactgtgtttttctctgcattcaTCATCTACTTCaattatgaaatatttgatttagTTATGCTTTTGTTGGCATTCCGATGAATACGTTCATTTTCACCACTAAAggttaagttttgttttaataaacccTTCATTGGGGTTACGGATCAAGTTTTGTAAATGACAGGCGAATTGCTTACAGTTTGTTCTTAAAGGAGATAAACCAtacttgcttcttttttttttgcacgtACTTATATTTCTccagaaatatgtgaaaaaagaaaaaaattaaatttacatgACAATATATCTGGTGAGAAAGTCTGGAGAACTATTTCTTCAACAAATTCAGTTGAAAAGCCCCTTTTGTCCCACACAATAACAATTTACatgagcaaaaatgtttgaattttaatcaatttttataTCACTAAATGTCACAAGTCAACCAAAGTTCTttaagaaattagaaaaacatacaGCAGACCAATGGTATCGTAGAAGTTAGCTGAAATCCATAAATACTTAAGAGCCCCTCTAAAAGTGCCTAATTGTCTATTTTAATGATTCAAACACCAGATATGTTTGAACCATGTAGCATATTACACTAATATAGTTAGTATGCATTCACCGTGGAAACGGCATTACTGCAGAAGTTAGCATAATCTTTTTTCATTCTTGGGGCTACAGTAAATCAGTGCCTGGGAAAATAAATGGTGCTCCTGGATTTATATACACTAGCCAATCATGTGTCAACATTGTGACTATGTATTTTAGCTTCCCAAGTTCCATTTGctttcatatattttaagatatttgctaTGAAAATAGGTGAATCTGCAAATGCTGAGTTGTGAACCTAACCTGAACTTAAACCCAACTGTGGGTGTGCAGCCTGTGTATCCAGTATGTTAGATAATAACTGCTCGTATCTACTCCGCACAACTTTGTGTCAAAGAAGCCGACTGTCCCACTTGATGTTAGCTGGAAATAAACTTcaacaagatgaaaataataCTTTCAATGTTCTAGAGGAGAaagtattttatagtaaaggtaaaggtaattttatttatgtagcacattttcagcaacaagtgaaaGTGCGGATGCTGAAGAGCTTCGTGACACTTGGCAACAAATAAAGCAGCTTTTCATCTGAAAGCCGATCGGTGTTTGCAGGCCCTTTACAAGGAGGACTTTGAGAAGAACAAGGGGAAAGGCTTCAGCGTGGTGGTTGACACACCAGAGATGCAGAGACTGAAGAAGACGCAAGACCAGATTAGCAACGTGAGTGCAGTTTTTACTTTAACACCAGATCTTCTAATCCACAAACACATAGTCAAGCCAAATGCCACCCAGGATGGTCGACGTAggaagcaaaactgaaaaataaagtagaGTTCAAGTTTGACCTTCTTTCCAGGTCTAGTCATGTGTACTTCCAGACTTTGTTTCCTGTCTTATTCTCTGGAATTGTCCATTCATCACCTCCTTGCAGTGTTCGGTGTTAGTAGATTCCATTTTCATAGTGAGCTTTTgtgttaaaactttaaaatggctCACATGCACAGATTTCTGAATGAAATCTGTGCGTGGAAAAGTGGAATCTTGACATGTAAAAAGTGCAGGAACCCTGCAGATGGCAGCGAAGGAACTCAGAGTGCAATCCTGCAGAATCACAAAGGcacatttctgacatttctcCTCGTCCGCTGTGGAGCAGCTGCCCTATATGGCCAAAATCTCTCAGCTGTGGACATAAACTAAACtgctctacacacacacacacatggacacacacactttctcttttctctcatgAGAGCATTTGTTACAGATAGGAATGATGGGTATTAAGCTGCATGTCAAAAGGCcataatctttttttccttctcctttttcttttttcccacaTTGTTCTGCACGTTCTCCTGCAGATCTTTAACTATGGCATTAGCTCCCTCTTCATAATTCTCCTTACGCTCTCTGTAGGCTGAAGCTGCCGCACCTGAGTTacagtgcaaatatttttgctcttcttGCCATGTCCTAAAATGGTGAACTGTTCACACTAAAGCAAAACCTGCCGAGAGGGAAACAGTTCAGTGTAAGCATTTACTGCCCTCTTGTGGAttaaatgtgcatttgtttGTGCAGATTAAGTACCATGAAGAGTTTGAGAAAAGTAAGACTCGAAGTGATGCGCCTCCTCCTGAAAACAGACAAGGtgagatgtttctgtttgttatgactttgtttttttgttgtttttttttaaaaaaaaaaaaacaagcatcgTTATTTAATGTCTGTGTCTGAACAGAACAAGAATTGCAAGCATCAAACTCTGAAAGATCCAACCAGCCTGCTGGACAGATGCGCCAAGCTGTCGTGTCGCCACCTACTGGAGGGGTAAGGCAATAACATCAGTGTGTGTTCAAATCAGAGTGGGAGGCTATCAGCTGATCTTAAGcaatcaaataataaattagacTGTGAGACTGTTTCTGCAGATTTCATAGTAAAAGTATTTATCCTGCTATGAATTTCTCATTTCATCACAATGTTCAATAtaatttctttggatttttggGAGACGGCCCCAAAAAGGTGCGTTAACAAAATGGTACGTGGTTTTTActttaacaataaaatctgaaaagtgtggcatacaaTTAATCTGAATCTGGCACAGCTTCAAAATTATGCCATGGTTACTCAAAGAGGATTAAAAAGAGAAGGAGCCAAGAGGCCcgtggtaactctggaggagctgcagagattcacaacTCTGGGAGAATTTGCTGACTGCCATTTGTAGCGCCTTTCAGAAATATGACCTTTATGGAAGATAAAGAAGAAAGCCACTGCTGCAACAAGGCTATGGGACTTCCACTTTTCTGTAAGCCATGAAGGGGTTTAAGTAAATATGTGGAAGATGATTAAATGAGACAAGGGACATTTATGGGCCTATTTGCAAAGCAATCATgaggcaaaaataaacactacacATCATTCTGAGCTCATCAGCCACAGTCAAATATGACAGCACTGTGGCGTgtggatgcttttcttcaggatGGACAGGGAAGCTTGCCACGAGTTGGAAGGAAGAGCAAACTTGGTAGAAAACCTTTTTGAGgtcaaaacatttagaaatccATCCCAGAAATGTCAAGCAAAACTGTCTTTGCTTATTTGAACATCTGTGGGTGTGCACACCTGAATGAACATTGTTGCAACAGTCTATCCTCTTTTCTCCGGTAGGGAAATCAAATGCAAATCAATCCATTTCAACTCAGGTTTGATGTTGCATGCCATGTCTATTCTTCCCAATCTCACGTCCTTCTCTCATTCAGAAGCGTTACCAGGCCTTGTACAGCTACGTGGCAGCAGAGGCAGATGAAGTTTCTCTGCAGGAAGGTGATCTGGTCTCGGATGTCGAGCCAATCGACGAGGGCTGGCTGTTCGGATGCAACCAGCGTACCGGGAAGAGGGGAATGCTGCCGGCCAATTATGTCCGACCTATTTGAGAAACTTTTAATATACATGTAAACCAGGCAAAGCAGGAGGACAAACTTCTGTAATGTGGATTTAGACTGACTGCTATATGTTgaagagtttgtttttcaggcaaTTTGACTTTTGGTATTTTTCAGTAAAGTGGAACTGCTCTCTAccctcaataaaacaaaacaaaaaagaaaaagtaaatttcaaTATAATATTCAATTTAACCACAGTTGCAGGCTGTAGCTTCATGATGCATTCATTTCTGAAAtataagtgtttatttttgcttaaaacttCAATTTTGCTTCTCTGCCAATCTGTGCCTTCTAAggttggaaaagaaaataagaaataaaagcagctttattcaaaaaaaatgtatcatgtCACAGTAAAATTTtacccaaacattttaaaacaaagacttttttttttttacaaatcatgttgaagttaaaaaaacaaaaaaacaaaaccaaagcacCATCTTAAAGTCATCAAAAAAAGACCTGCCACGGACAAAAATGATCGGCAGGGATGGAGGTAGAGTTGCTGTAAAAACAGTCCTTCACGCTGTAGGCGTCAGCTTCATGGCAGACAAACATGCAGCtcttctgctgatttttttatgtagctTTGACGGCAACAAGTCGAGTCTGAAGAGCTCAGAGTTTCTGCTGATGAAATCTTCACACAACCTGGAACAAAGAAAGTCTATCGATTAAATGCTACATATGCTCAGAACAGTCTACTCTGCTTAAGCTGTGAAACAAACAGCTAattgtgagaaaaagaaattaaaaagtaatttttaaaaagctaatttttttttaaagaaatttgaagaCAAAGGCCAGCAAGAGCTCAATTCCTGGAGTACATAGCCTATGACGATAAAGATTAATCTCAACTTAACATTCATTATAAACAAATATGTGAAGGAACTAATCTGCCATATATACTTAAACTGTTATAAACTAATGCATAAATTATTTCAGATGGTTTTTAACCAAAAGCCTTTTCTGGGATGTAAAATTTGACCAGATTCACATCAGGCTTAAGAAAAACAGTctttataaagtttttgttaaatttctatttcacatataaatattgtttgtttttttttttgccattctaTATTTTACCTCTTGTTGAATGCATGTTGGTCAATTTTAGACATTCATTTGATTTATATTATGTAAACACTGACCACATGCTGGATGATTTCAACACTGGCAGAAGTAACTTTCATTGTTCAGGGcgtaaaaagtttaaaaataaatctttaatctGACTTGTACTCAAACACAGCGTAGCGTGATGCCATTATTAACCAACAATAAGCTCATTAGCTTAGCTCCAACTCCTCAGTTGCAAATGGACCAACACAGGCTGAGGGTGAAAGCAGTAAAGGCTCAGCTTCCCCTCAAATTTACTGTACACAACATGCAGGGGTGACAACATACAGAGAATTGGAGGCCAGGCTGGGATTTTATTACTGGGTTTTTAAGTGAGGGTTTGCAGTACCTGCAGAGAGAGTATGGCTGCGTctggaaaat contains:
- the LOC122823087 gene encoding LIM and SH3 domain protein 1-like, producing the protein MNPPCGRCNKPVYPTEKINCLDKYWHKGCFSCEVCKMALSMNNYKGFEKKPYCTMHYPKTSFTIVTDTPENLRLKQQSLLNSQALYKEDFEKNKGKGFSVVVDTPEMQRLKKTQDQISNIKYHEEFEKSKTRSDAPPPENRQEQELQASNSERSNQPAGQMRQAVVSPPTGGKRYQALYSYVAAEADEVSLQEGDLVSDVEPIDEGWLFGCNQRTGKRGMLPANYVRPI